aaatgtttattaattatatttattaaaattttgtacttactatttataaatataaaaatttttgacaaaacgGTTATAACAATcacgcaaaaataataattttatatattttaaaacaacttttttttattctttcgaaGAATATGTATCgatatgtattatgtatcaatattattagattactatttgttacatatactttaaaaattgttttgttataACTGAATGGCGCTCTCCGCGATAAATTTCTATCAGTCAAATATTACATACGATATTTTCAAGATTAGTTTATTGAGTATAACACAATAGAGAAGATTagataattatacatacaaaCAATATTGCTCTTattctttatcaaaaaatttaataacgcggcaactttaatttatatatatttcagattatacgataaaattctttaaattaataacggtACTGCAGtcagtgtgtgtgtgtgtgtgtcaaattataaatatgacattacACAGTGAATCCTGATATAAACCATAAATATGCACGAATTACGCATTCGCCTTATGTAGACTAAGTGAATAAGCATACAAGTCAAAAAGAAACCTATGTGTTAAATAACTTCATGCgcggatgaaaaaaaaaattagacgCACATCTCGTACGGATGTGACGCAATGAAATTACCAGCAATTTTCTCATGTAAACATACAAGACAATGTAATTGTTCACGAAATTGttcatatagaaaaaatatactttacgcgtcttattttttcttttaaaattattctacgTATCATATGCGCATAAATTTGAGCGAcaaagagagaggagagagagagagagacacaaaaaaaatacttgaaaGTAAAACTGATATcgattcaaaaaaataaaaatccaacgattcttgccattcgccgaatatttttaaatatctgaaaaaatgataataccCGAAGCTTATATTAACAACgcatagaaaaaagaaaagagtaaATAATGAGTGATCAGGATAATCCCCTTGACGCGTACGCGAAAGTAAGTTATTGTTTTGCACGGCCTTAATCTCGTGCAACGATCTCTTATCCTATATTTTACCGTTGACATTTATAATCCTTTCGTTGGTACATTTGCTCTGCACAGTAAGCCTATGAATCGACCTTGAAATATGCTCTCCGATAATCTGCTGGAATATCTAACTGTGCCGTAGCCTCATGAATCATAATTTGTCTGAATTCTAAAGCCAGTTTTAGACGATCCGGCaataaaattcaagataaaaattctttttataattttacattaaaaaaaacatttgaattctctctctctctctctctctctctctatatatatatatatatatatatatatatatatatatatatgtatgtatttgtaaaaattttatctcgaaCTTTactgcaaattataaatcgcCTAACGTAGGTTTAAAAAGCtgcaataaacattaaaaaatatatgagcaCCTCGGAGGTGCTACCCAATAAACATTAGGACATTCTATGTacgtcctatgtatatacatatatgcatattgtatattctatgtatatacagaaaatgtgaaaagtatatacatcgcatatcctatgtatgtgaaataattaccacatgtatgtacatagaatGTCCATAGTACATACATAGGTATATTCCAAAGATATGCAGTGTACATTCGTGGTATATACATGGGGTATATTGCAAGAATGTGCAATACACATTCGTGGCATGTACAtgaggtatattctatgtatatttacGCTGTGATCTCGTTTGAATATACAAGTCATGTATATCCATACAATGTCCTACGAATATCCCTAAATATACGTAAATTcatgtatattctatgtacatagcatatatatgtacatagcatatacagtacattttttcacattatggatattccatgtatatatatataggatatcgaatgtttactgggtATATGACAAAACACTTGACccaatgtaattaattaaataatgaaataattttaaatttaaataatttatttcttaacattaaaaattttatggaaaGTGGACTTTACACTTGACTCTACTCTTAAgtcaataataaacaatttttattcattcggatatttatctacccaatttctgaacaatcagtttatctaaatttcCTGTGTtggaattcagatattaaattgatagaaaaagttattacatctttaatattattagccgccttttgcaagtttttatataattctcatgattaaatatgtaaatatgtatatgtataaattaatatttatggatATTGTGATGTCACTGTGACATTATCAGAAAGTTACagtaatatcattaattacaatcGTGGTGATATCATCATAATATGACATAAAATGTCACAGAAATGTTACAACAAATTccaaaaacattacaaaaacaGTATTCAGTCATTAGTTCATTCGCTTGCCGCTATGTGACGCATTATACgctatctatctcgtatttaattacaagaattatataaaacttgcaaaaggcggctaataatattaaggatgtaaaaactttttctatcagtttaatatctgaatccCAACATAGGGAATTTAGATAAACTGATTATTCAGAAATTGGGTGGATAAATATccgaatgaataaaaattgtttattattgacTTAAGAGTAGAGTCCACtttccataaaatttttaatgttatgaaataaattatttaaattgaaaattatttcattatttaattaattacattggGCCAAGTGTTTTTGTCACATACCCAATAAACAttcgatatcctatgtatatacatggaatatccataatgtaaaaaaaacgtactgtatatactatgtacatacatagaatatacataaatttacgtATATTTAGGAATATTCATAGGACAttgtatggatatacatagaatgtatattcgaacgagatcgctgcctgtatatacaCAGAATATACCTCATgtacattccatgtatatacatcaaacgtatatacatacaatatatgcTGATGTAGATACATTTATGGATGAGGTGACATTTTATGTCATATTATGATGATTTCACCACGACTATAATAATATCACTGTAACTTTCTGATAACGTCACGGTGACATcacaatatctataaatattaattaatatttaaatataaaattaataatataaaataatataaatattaataatataaaataaatatttatggatATTGTGATGTCACTGTGACATTACCAGAAAGTTACAGTGATGTCATTAGTTACAGTCATGGTGATATCATCATAATATGACATAAAATGTCATCTCATGTACATTCCATCTATATACATcaattgtatatacatacgatatacgctgatatagatacatttatggatattcgtatatatatctacatcagcgtatatcgtatgtatatacgtttGATGTATATAGATGGAATGTACATGAGTATATTCTGTGTATATTCTGTGCATATACAGGCAGCAatctcgttcgaatatacattctatgtatatccatacgatGTCCTACAAATATCCCTAAATACacgtaaatttatgtatattctatgtatgtacataatatatactgtACGTTTTATTCACATTATGGacattccatgtatatacataggatatcgaatgtttactgggATATTGTGCTAAGTCACGTAAACATAACTGTTCAAGAGAAGGATCTGTAAAGATTTTTCGTTTTTGATATACTCTCAGTAAAATACTTATGttttgccaattttttttttttcaaacttcgATATGTTTCAGAAAATGAAGTTGTGTGATTACGTAATATGACTTTAATGTGACTTAATACAGTATGTTACACAGTGTAATACAGTGTTTACCTGGTGAACGTGTAATCGCAGTATGACTTAACTTTATACAGCCAACATCTCCATTTTCATTGAAAACAATTGCCATCAgataaaaattggaatatagagtcttgtgataataataactcaattttcgaaaaaaaatgtgacttAACACAGTATACCTTTGAGGTATTCATATATACTCACGCAACGAATCACTTGgcaaaatcaaaaaataagaatcatCCTTTATTCTACTTTATTCAGCCtaagtatatatatgtcgttgttttgaatattttattaattgcaaaatcaaTTGAATTCAATGATCATATATACGTTAGACATCCGTATTTATTGCAACCATTACGCAGCCGCGTGTTTCGTTTATACTTTCTAATCTTATATATACTGTGTATGTGTCTTGTATATAGCGTTGTAAAATTACGTGTGATTAACGTTTTTATTGCCCGCATCAACAAATTGTGCACAAACGTACTTTGTTATCGGTAATTTTACAATacgtaataaaatgtttcacaaATCTAAGTAATAAAGTGATAAAATGACAAATAGTATTTCAATAACAACAATTTAATCAGAAATAACTCTAACTTAGCAgtacaaatattattgtatatctatattacaCTATATGTCCTGTTTTAATATCAgtcgatttaaattattgtgttCAGACAATGCCGTATATACATAGTAAATCgagatcaaatttaattttgtacaatgcAACGTCAGAGTATTTACAGAGATATGCTTCTTTTTAGCATCCTTTCTTATAATTACAAGACGTTATCTACATCTAACTGTGACAACATCTCGTCGTCTGAATCATACTCGTTATCGCCAGCGAAGTGGCTTACGGAGATATCTGAGTTTTGAATATTATGCTTTATTACCGGcgagatagattttgtatTCGAATCTTTATACGCTTCCCGCGTAAGTGctacattattattagataaaaaacaaCTTTCACGCGAATGACATGCGTCAGTGACGTTTACACTTGCGacacatttttgtaaattttgttccTTTATATTATCTTGAAAACTTAAAACCGATtcagtttttgtattttttatatgatttattcttttttcagaCTCACTGCATCGAATTTTGTTAGCTTGCGAAATAGTTTCACGTGATAAACCAATAAGACGATTCTCCTTTTCCGAAGGCACAAATTCGCAATCAATTGTACAGAAATCATCTATCTCCATCGACTGGTCGAAATATTCATTCACTTTACCcataattttacaacttttgcTATTGTTTTTGACAACTTGCTCGTGTTTTTCGTATTCTGCATTCGATTGATGTAATGAACCATCAATGTTTGAGTTTATACAATGCTTTGAAATTAGCATATCGCGATTTCTATTTGATTcaacatttgaaatatttgacaaaatatttttcatacgaGACGTATTCACAATTCGACCTTTATTTGAATACGCAGCTAACAAATTTACTTCAGATATAAGAATATGATACTTATTTGTTACTACATATGTTGTAGTTTTCAGTAATCCcacattgtttaaaaaaataaccaCATTTGGCTCTAATACACCAGGATAATTCAACAAGATGTCATGATGAATTGTGCCTTCTATACTACCTGTTGAatctttcaatataataaatggatTATCCTGACTATGATCTATATACTCTAACGTGCCcgctataaattttactttcataCTGTTACAATTACTAgcatttgctttatttttaatagcagaAATGCTGTGCTCTTTCAAAAAGTTATTTGGCAAATCATTCAGCAGAAGATTCCAAGCTGTCTCCTCAAACAAGTTCTTTTCATCCTGagatttagataaattattctcattttttatcgctattttattttctaattcttgCATGTGATTTAAATAAGATTCAACAGAAATATTATCCTTTTTCATGTCAGCTACCAATCCAGCTGGACCAGGAAATATTCTATGCAATTTTACTCTTGTATTAAGGTCAACTTTATCTGTAGATTTAACGTGATTCTTTTGTTTTAACTCTTTATGATTCATTGTATTTGATGTTGCACTTATTTTGAAAGATTGAAAACATTGTTGAtctctttttacatttgttgaattttggtttgtttttttgacaaaatctGATATCTCTTGGGAAAAATTTTCCTGAAAGATtcctaataataaatttcctcGTGATAAATTACTCTTGTTGTCACGAGGTGGATTATTGCTCTCTGCATTTGCTACACTATCCAATCTTACATCAAGAATATTTGTCGATGAAGATGAAGCCTTGCAGTTATCCACTTTACGTCGTTTAATAGACGATGTTTTTTCTTCGCTTTGACATAGAGAATGGGACTGTACCGTTTTCTCATCGAGATTGTTAAAAGGATCCTAGAATACATCGGAAGTTTGTATCAACTATATCAATTTTGAATAACGAGATACTCGACCGTAAATATTTGCCGtgttgttataaaattataatatacaacaaGAATTATATGGATTAGttgagtaaattttaatataattatacaagaaaACTTACTTCAAGAGTCCAATCATCACTTTCGAacataatttaagaaaaaatgttgataACGTGTatttggtataaaaataactttacgttgcgataaataaattactttaaattcGTTTCTATTTCAATCACAAACGTATAATGTAGTAATTTGACAGCTCGTTTAACCATAGACCCATCATAAGCTTAAAAAAATAGACTGCACactcttatagcgttttcgattatacaggatttgaacgacccaagattggttaatgacgtcattgcaacctctctaccaatgaaagacttgcatttatagtaaaatagtgattgatcaaccctagatcgttcaaaccccgtttattcgaaaacgctattataGTTATACTGTGGTTCAAGTTCGAGTTGCAATCTCGATATATCGAGACATTTTAAAACTCGAATTTAAATTGCGATTGGTACGATTGGCACGATTGAATTCTGAAATCCCCTAAAGATTGAGTTCACGAGTGGCTGGGTTACGGCGGTACGCTGTGCTTCATCACGGAAAAACGTCAAGATGAGAGCATTTTCGTGATAACTCTCGGAAAATAAGTGTGCAGTGCAAGTTTCCGGACGGGGAACATCGATAACATCGTGCAACAACGCAACTGATGTCCCGCGACAAGCATTCACGCTGATGTGAACTGAAACCAGACGAATTCCGTGATACCTCTCTTGTTGATATCGCCTGGTAGTCCGGAGAAAGCAAACGAAAGTGTGTACATACGATCTTGTATGTCATTTCTGTGCATGTGAAATATCTGGCATTTAAATTTGCCCTGTACATCGGTGATTTTAAAGCTTTTCAAGACAAAGTATTAAGACTTTCGAATTTATGTCGCGAAACGTTGCAAAATCCTTTATTTGTGAGTCATTGAAAATCCACTTGGATTGcgattgtaatattttcattaaaaatattgttgtttactttacatttttgataaatataagaaaatatccaGTTCCATATGTTTCTTTTAGTtggagtaaaatattttgtaaatatagaTAAACTTTAAGATAAACGCATTACATTATTTGAATGATAAATAACTTTCAGGggcaacaaattattatctaagaaatggaatttatttattccaagCCAATATATGTGAAAACTTCAAATTGTAGAAttgtaatcaatatttaaattttaaattaaaatttaaaaaatcctgcgAGAAGCATTAAAAGATGAACACTGTCTACCATAGTTTTATAATGTTCTGTGACTTAGAGCCACACATATTAgtgtaattaaacaaaatttggtGGTTAATGTAGATAATTGttattgtgatttttataatttgtatgagtgaataatttatacttgttATAAGATTTCACAgcttttgtagaaattaaattgtgcaatattttatatttttttattatgttacatttctatctttatttttctgtttaacattgaaaaatatgttttatgttaCTTTAATCTACACAACtctgtaaaataatgataaatatatataataaatataatataatactagaGAGAGAGTATATCGAGCCGTCGCGATTGTTGgtgcgaaaattttattattttttatatagaaacttATTCGTCTACATTAAGTCTacgtacaccgatctcagattgagatacatagaatgtataaaaattaagtacttTGATCTCACTATTCAGAGAATCAGAATGTacgaataagaaattattgaaggaaagaagaaaaaacgagggaaaaaatatcagaGCGCGAGTGACTAAGCCAGGACTTTCATCCGAGTCTTTCCGTTTGCCGGGCGACTGTTTTTTCCACTAAACTATTCAGAcacttttaacatttatctcttGCTGGTTTTAGGAAATAAACAATTCTGTAAGAGATAGACGCGTCTTTATGCCCGCGTGACTTAAATATGTACAAgggattttattattttttatatagaaacttATTCgtctacatatattttttctctccttttctccgaatagtgagaacaatgtacgaTTTAACGTTTCAACGtagatataattacaataaaattttcgcaCCAACAACTGCGACGGCTCGATACACtctagtattatattatatctgaTGGTCATCATCTTTcccttgtatgtatataaataacaaatattatcttaCTATTaactgaataatatatatattacatatgacATCACACACACATCGTCTTGTCGCTATAGGGAAACCACAACATTAGGGGACCTGCTGCAGGCACATTTGAGACCTGCGGTGGTTGGTGAATGGTGTTGCAGATAGATTCGGTGTGGGGCTGGGCGTCACCCCCGCTGCGCCTCCAGCTAGCCGGGGGGACCAGGGGTGCCTCGGGGAGAGGGGCCGTGGGAGCCCCATCCTCGCAGAGGATGGGTGAAATAGTCGTAGAACGCGCTCCCTCTCCAGCACGCCTCAGTCATACCTCTGAGAAGCATCCTCGCTCGACGTTAACCGAGCTCAATGTTCTTCGCCGTCATCGGGAACTCTGCGACGTTGTTCTCAATGTTGGCTCTAGAAAGATATTTGCGCATCGTGTCATTCTTTCGGCATGTAGCCCATACTTCAGGTATTTGCACGagcaattgatatttttttactcgcTCAAGTAGTTTGTACAGCGGAAAAAGGAATGAGTGTACAATTTTCAACCGATGAAATTTTTCTGTCTTCAGGGCGATGTTTACTGGGGAGTTGGCGGAATCTAGACAAACTGAAGTAACGATACGTGATATAGACGAAATGGCTATGGAATTACTCATAGACTTCTGTTACACTTCTCACATTATCGTCGAAGAAGCAAATGTTCAAACTCTCCTTCCAGCAGCGTGCCTTCTTCAATTAGCAGAAATTCAAGATATATGCTGTGAATTTCTCAAACGCCAATTAGACCCATCAAATTGCTTGGGTATCCGAGCTTTTGCGGATACCCACTCATGCCGCGAACTTCTGCGTATTGCCGATAAGTTCACCCAACATAATTTCCAAGAGGTGCGTAATAATCGAAAAAGATATTAGTTAACATACAAGAATATATTGTTttcattttctatacttttataGGTAATGGAGAGCGAGGAATTTCTGTTGTTACCTGTCGGCCAGTTAGTAGACATTATTTCGTCGGATGAATTAAATGTGCGTACGGAGGAGCAAGTTTTCAGCGCCGTGATGAATTGGGTGAAATACAACGTCTCGGAGAGGCGGCAGCATCTCTCTCAAGTGCTACAGCACGTGCGACTGCCGTTACTTAGCCCGAAATTTCTAGTCGGCACCGTCGGATCCGATCTGTTGGTTCGCTCCGATGACGCCTGCAGAGATTTGGTGGACGAAGCGAAAAATTATCTACTTCTGCCGCAAGAAAGACCGTTGATGCAGGGACCTAGAACGAGACCCAGAAAACCTACGAGACGGGGGGAGGTGCTGTTCGCGGTTGGCGGATGGTGTTCGGGCGACGCTATCGCCAGCGTCGAAAGATTCGATCCCAATACTGCCGATTGGAAGATGGTTGCACCGATGAGCAAACGAAGGTGCGGAGTGGGTGTAGCGGTGTTGAACGACCTGTTGTACGCGGTTGGCGGACACGACGGGCAAAGCTACTTGAACAGCATCGAGCGGTACGATCCGCAAACGAATCAGTGGTCCTGCGACGTCGCTCCTACCACTTCCTGCAGAACTAGTGTAGGCGTCGCGGTTTTGGATGGATTTCTGTACGCAGTTGGTGGCCAGGACGGAGTGCAATGCCTTAATCATGTGGAAAGGCAAGTATTACTGACAATTTTTCAGTGCTAACATTTGGTATGTAAATATTCAAAGTGGTACGCTTGTGTAACTAATGACACACGCGTTACTTTGCAGATATGATCCCAAAGAGAACAAATGGTCTAAAGTGTCGCCGATGACCACCAGAAGATTGGGAGTGGCGGTTGCTGTGCTTGGAGGTTATTTATATGCCATCGGCGGGTCTGATGGGCAATCACCCCTCAACACGGTAGAAAGATATGATCCGAGGCAAAACAAGTGGTCCCAAGTGTCCCCGATGTCTACGAGACGTAAACATCTAGGCTGTGctgtatttaataatctaatttatgCTGTGGGAGGACGTGATGATTGTATGGAGCTCTCCAGTGCGGAACGTTACAATCCCCATACAAATTCCTGGAGCCCGATAGTAGCGATGACATCTAGGAGAAGTGGAGTAAGTCTACTTCTTTGTggattgcatataaaattcgAGTGTGAAACTGTTGTAAATATCGTATTGTAGTTCCGATACACTTCTAATGCTTATTGTTATGAATTTTCAGGTGGGCTTAGCGGTAGTGAACGGTCAATTGTACGCGGTGGGCGGATTCGACGGTACTGCGTATTTGAAAACGATCGAGGTCTACGATCCGGAGCAGAATCAATGGAAATTATGCGGTTGTATGAATTATAGGAGGCTTGGCGGTGGCGTGGGTGTGATGCGGGCTCCACAAACTGAGAACTACATTTGGTAGCTCAGGCCCCCCTCTTCAGCCCAAGTGGCTGAAACTCCACTAACTCCTCTCACACCAATAACGCCAGTTACTCCTGTAACTCCCCCGGCCCCCGTATCGGTTCCTGTTGTTATAACTAATACTAGAAAACGCTACCGTCGATCGATGAGCATTATATAAGTAACTATGCATTTTGTAAAAGACTTTGCCTTTCTAAATTTTTGAGAGAGCATCCTCCGTATATCGATCTTtggtgtttattttattatcaacttttaaaatattttttcgctcgatcaaacatgtaatttgcgcatatggaaaaaaaaagatgcgcATATTCTGTCGATTTACTGccgttattttacatttttactccACAAAACATCATGTcgaaatattactttataagattttttatcaatattatttgtattgtatGTGAAACAAATTCCAATTGCTTTAGATTTAAGTGTTCGTAGAATTATAAATGCTTTGTGTTCTCTATTGTGCACAAaactttatgtttttttttttatgtgaaaagaAAGGCAAAATCTCTTCCCTAATATTCaccaaaatatatatgtttcgaAAGAACGTTCGCAGCTTCCATTCTTCAGTAAATAATcgaaataagttaaaatttttccaattataaTCATGATTTAATTATCGAGGGTCGCTTCTGTACccaataatgcaaaaaatataacataaaacatGACGATTTCTCTGTAAGAGTAGACTGCtttttaagtatataagtactttttatttacaagaCTGAATTACAAcagcaaatattaaaagatcGAATCGTGATAAACATGATTCAAATTCTCTCGTATAGACATCAAAGATACATTTGCTATTACAACTTTGCAAATAATTCGtgtatcaaatttatttgagGCATTTACTATGTTGTATCAACAATTTATCACAAATATCAAGATACACGCCTaaacagaaatatatgtataatatatttgggattataaattatttaatatatattcgaGATTAttgtttgaatatatatttggaattataaataatttaatacatttgagattataaatgatttaaacGTGATATTTGTGCAATTGTTCTTTCGCATTGCTGCAACAAAAGACACCATTTAATCAACATCTGTTGCGTATGTTTAAATCTACGGAGAAGTAGCCTTATCGTACAAAATGGTGATAGGGATCATTAATCAATAATCTCATAATGTAGCACTCTTTGCAATTGTGTAATACGAAAGAAGAGAATTGGCTATGAATTCAATGTTTTATTGACACACAGTGAccaaatgattttattaataatcgatatcgtttgtgatttattttgatgaaaatcgCGAACGGTCGTAATGTACAAAAGTAAATTGGGATGatgtgcaaaaagaaaaaattattatgaatcaTCTCTGTTACATGTATGAGATTGTTGAAGGCAGCAAAATGCATGTCTAGTGTAAGAACATATTGATGATATAATGTAATTCTTTCTAAGCAGCTGATTGCAAACGCGACTATTCCGATTCTCTCGAATCTTCTGACTTATTAACGCATTTCTCAATTAATTGCCAGACTATTCTATAGTTCATATCATTGTATTTATGTTGCGAATTCGTGAAACACTACGAAAGAGAAATTGTGGATCTCTA
Above is a genomic segment from Linepithema humile isolate Giens D197 chromosome 6, Lhum_UNIL_v1.0, whole genome shotgun sequence containing:
- the dbo gene encoding kelch-like protein diablo gives rise to the protein MVLQIDSVWGWASPPLRLQLAGGTRGASGRGAVGAPSSQRMGEIVVERAPSPARLSHTSEKHPRSTLTELNVLRRHRELCDVVLNVGSRKIFAHRVILSACSPYFRAMFTGELAESRQTEVTIRDIDEMAMELLIDFCYTSHIIVEEANVQTLLPAACLLQLAEIQDICCEFLKRQLDPSNCLGIRAFADTHSCRELLRIADKFTQHNFQEVMESEEFLLLPVGQLVDIISSDELNVRTEEQVFSAVMNWVKYNVSERRQHLSQVLQHVRLPLLSPKFLVGTVGSDLLVRSDDACRDLVDEAKNYLLLPQERPLMQGPRTRPRKPTRRGEVLFAVGGWCSGDAIASVERFDPNTADWKMVAPMSKRRCGVGVAVLNDLLYAVGGHDGQSYLNSIERYDPQTNQWSCDVAPTTSCRTSVGVAVLDGFLYAVGGQDGVQCLNHVERYDPKENKWSKVSPMTTRRLGVAVAVLGGYLYAIGGSDGQSPLNTVERYDPRQNKWSQVSPMSTRRKHLGCAVFNNLIYAVGGRDDCMELSSAERYNPHTNSWSPIVAMTSRRSGVGLAVVNGQLYAVGGFDGTAYLKTIEVYDPEQNQWKLCGCMNYRRLGGGVGVMRAPQTENYIW
- the LOC105676911 gene encoding uncharacterized protein PF3D7_1120600-like, translating into MFESDDWTLEDPFNNLDEKTVQSHSLCQSEEKTSSIKRRKVDNCKASSSSTNILDVRLDSVANAESNNPPRDNKSNLSRGNLLLGIFQENFSQEISDFVKKTNQNSTNVKRDQQCFQSFKISATSNTMNHKELKQKNHVKSTDKVDLNTRVKLHRIFPGPAGLVADMKKDNISVESYLNHMQELENKIAIKNENNLSKSQDEKNLFEETAWNLLLNDLPNNFLKEHSISAIKNKANASNCNSMKVKFIAGTLEYIDHSQDNPFIILKDSTGSIEGTIHHDILLNYPGVLEPNVVIFLNNVGLLKTTTYVVTNKYHILISEVNLLAAYSNKGRIVNTSRMKNILSNISNVESNRNRDMLISKHCINSNIDGSLHQSNAEYEKHEQVVKNNSKSCKIMGKVNEYFDQSMEIDDFCTIDCEFVPSEKENRLIGLSRETISQANKIRCSESEKRINHIKNTKTESVLSFQDNIKEQNLQKCVASVNVTDACHSRESCFLSNNNVALTREAYKDSNTKSISPVIKHNIQNSDISVSHFAGDNEYDSDDEMLSQLDVDNVL